The nucleotide window ATACCCGCGTCTCTTGTCAAGGCGCTTCGGTGCTCGTGTTCACAGGTGATGCACGGCCACAGCAGCTCCTGTGctgtatgcgcgtgtgcacttgtgagtggcggcggcggtggcggtggtggtggtgaagggggCTATGCTGATCACGATCAGCGCTTTCCTTCGTGCTTAACCAGACCTTGTGTCTGCCACAGTGATACGCGACGggcaaaagaaaaatgaaTGCAAAGGGTGCgagacagaggcagaggcgcatGGCGTTTTCACCCGTCGTTGTCTACTCCGTCGAGtgccctctctgtgtgtttggttcgcctcttccccccatccccccactccccacTCCCTTCTCCCACATCCACTTTGCTGACCCaatctttctctcttcgctcCGCTTCTACTGCTGCGCTGTGCACTTCATCTATGTACTGTGACGGCAGGACGTCTCAGATCACGCATTGCGGACATCGACGTTATCTTCTCGGCTTGCGGCTAGAGGTTTTCCTTCTGACGCTCTCCAcaagcacacccacacacacacgcgcatacacccgcctcccctctcccttcctctgtCTTCTCACATGGCAGCAATGACTCCAAAGCCAACGAGCCCGAGTCCCGGGAGGATCTTCCTCTTCGTGCCAAACATTATCGGCTATGTCCGCATAGCGGCGTCGATCATGGCCTATCTGGTGGCACGCGACTACcctgcgctgtgcctcaTGCTCTACGCGTCCTCCTTCCTGCTGGACGCGGCTGACGGCATGGCGGCTCGAGCGTTGGACCAGTGCTCGAACTTTGGCGCCATTCTGGACATGCTCACCGATCGCGCTTCGACGGCTGGCTTCCTGGTGGTGCTTGACAGGGTACTGCAACCCATGCCGTACGGCTACACATGTGTCCTCGCCATACTTCTTTTCCTCGACGTGTCATCTCACTTTTGCCGCATGTACGCCTCCGTCTTTATCCGAAAGGATACCCACAAGGACGTGTCGGACAGCATCTTCTGGCTACTGCGCGTGTACTATCTAAACAACCGCGTAATGAGCATCTTCTGCATCGGGCAGGAGTTCGCATATATTTTCCTGTACGCATGGGCGAACTACGCTAgcgtcgcggtggtgggcgaCCTTCTGTGGTACGCCTTcgcggtgtgcgtggtgcCCTGCTTCTTGAAGCAGGTCGTcaatgtgcagcagctcgtggATGGCCTTTACCACATCGCTTGCGTGGACGCTCAGAAGCGCTGCGCGCAAGGTAAATACGCCTGAGGACTGCGTCGGCGATGCTGGTGCGCATGCGCTcccctgctcctccagctttCCCTTTCGTGTTGAAAGAGGTGGGGCTCTAGTATGGGAGAGGTGCGGGGACGGCGTGCTAGCGAGGTCGATCGCGCGGAGATCGCCACTTATATATACCTATATTttttgtgtctctctccctctgtgtctcGCAGCAATGCTGGTGAAGGGGGAGTCACGGCGAGTGTTGGTTGCTGCTCCTTGTCGCCGTAGCGGGTCGTACCGACGGTGCTGTCCGTGAAGCTGTTGTTATTAAATTACGATGCAACTGCGGTGGTAGGTGTCAAGAGAGGGGGAATAGATGGTGGCTGCAGCGCTagtgaagagagggaggatggCAGAACCGAGGTGAcgcaggggtgggggtggtgcaGACGTGAccgaagggggtgggggtgggggtggggggaagagACAATGACAGCGGCGATGCTAGATGATGCAGGGCACCTTGCTCTGCCATGTTGGTCGTAGCGTGTTTCGTCCTCGCAGGGAGAGCAATGTGGGACGAAAGGGTAAGGGTGCGTTCCTCTCAGgcagacaggcacacacgtcTCGCTTCGCAGCACCGTCTCCTCCggcccccttctcccctctcgccGCCACTCGCTCACTGGAGTTGTCGACCTTCTGCGCAGCCTCTCTGTTTCTGACTTCCTCCaccacacccctccctcttcttgaTGTGAGTGGCGAAACAGACAGGGCGACGGATGAACCGCGACGAAACGTGAGCGGCGAatacgcgcgtgcgtgcggcgcgtttatttttctctcgctctgcttCACCCCTTTGCGCGCGCTCATTCTCGATGTCGTTGTGGCGGTGTactgggaggggggaggggggagggggagggtggcaTCGTTGTCATGGATGTgcctgccctctctctctctaccccGCCCTCACTTCCTCGAGGCGCGTAACCAAGTAGGCACGTCTGGTCATGAGTGCGTCGCGTCGCTGTTCTGAGGCAAGGCAACGGAAATATTGAAGTAAATGCAAAGAGGGGCTCATCGCCCTTGTGCGAGGGCGTGACACGAGTGAGatgcccacacacgcactcgccaCACTGCGCATGCGAATTCACGTGtgcttccccttcccctccaccGGGCGTCTGCTTCGCCTCTCATCCACTCCTGGTTTTCCGACGCAAGTGAGGGGCCGGTCAGGGAGTATGGCGTACACGTGATAGCGGCAGCGTAGGTGAACAACGCAGTGAGCATGTTTGTCGTTGCTGATGCacggccgcggctgcgcgtaCCCGTGTATCAGGGTGTGACTGGCCCTGCAACTCATCACTGCATCAGACGCTGGCGAAATCCCTATAATCGCTACCTATGCGATGCAGAAACAGCACGCGCGTTGGTGTTGCCTCACCCACTACTCCTCTCTCCACGCATGTGTATCGACTTACGATTCCTTCACGcttcgcctcccctccctctctcctgcgacgcggatgtgtccacgcacacgcgcatcaaCGCGCGTGCATcacacaaaaagaaaagagaagagaaacagAAAAGTCTTTCACAtcacgcgaggaggggggactTGCGCACACCACCAGGCTCGATACCAAGCCGACACTCGTTGCAACGACGCACCGCCAACGAAGGGGGGTTGTTTCGACGCACGAGGCGACGTGTTGCGGCACCCTGTTCAAgattttgtttttgttttgccgAGCAGCCCGAGCGTTCGTCCGATTTTGCCCCGCTCTCCTGCGCTCGATCCCCTTTTATGTCTCTTCGtgctttctttctctctctcgcccgaCACAACCCTCACCGTCGCCCCATCTCCCTGCATCGTTCCGCTAGCGCTCCTCAGCTCTGGAGCAGACCTCGCGGTGCCTGCGCGTGCTTGCCTGGTCACTTACTTACTCGTGTGGAGACGAAAGCAGGCAAAACACCGCTCCTTCTGgacgtcggcgacggcaacCGCGTACAGACGGTTTTccagcgctggtgctgctctcccCGCTCTCTGCCTTGCCTCTTCCGTGGTCGAGGCGTTGCACCAGAGCCTTTGCTTTtgtctgctgccgctgccgcgccctcAGGAAATTTGGTCTGCCTTGCGCACGTGGGGTGGGACGTCTGCCGTTGTGCGCGCATTTTTTCTTCGTGTCCGCGTGCTACTGGTGTGGTGCTTAGCAGTGGTGTAGGCTCGCGCTCAACTCACCCGCCGACGCATCCGCGGTGCAGTACGTTGTCTGGCTATCGCAGTCTGGCGCGGCATCTCTTAGtgcttcccttctctctcctgaTTTTCCTTGTTCGCGAGTTTTTAGCTTGTAAAGCTTCACcttccgtgtgtgcgtggcgtgcctctctgcctcgaccccctcctcccctctcctttctttcCTTCCCTCTGCACTGCTgcgtttgtgcgtgtgccagcGGTCCGCCTCGCTCCCCCGTGCCGCTCTTTTGTGCGTTTTCTGCTTCCTTTGCTTTCTCTGGTGGTGAACTCGTGCGGCCGCATCAGAGACGATGGAGTCGCACATGGACCCCGTCGGTGAAGTGGGGAGCGTTTCACCAGAACACCAGCCCTCGGCAGGCGTGCGGAGGTTGGTGCGCCGGACGCCGCCTAGTGTTACCAGCGCGGCCGGCGGTAGTGCGCTctcgtccccctctcctgccgctgctggcgcagcggcggccacggcaaCGCAGACGGTCGGCAGCGAGGCCGAGGGCAACGCTCTTATCAAGCGCGTTCGCCAGTTGGAGAGCGAGGGTGTGATGCTCTCCAACACACTCACTAAGGTGTGCGAGGAGAATGGCCGTCTGTCCGGACAAATCtccgcgctggaggagaaggtgcaggCACTGGCGCAGGAGCCGCTGAAGGAGACGTCGGTGCTTCACTCGCTCTTCGAGCCAGAGAAGACAGGCTGGTTTGGTGGATCGAAGTCCGCGGCACGAGGccagctcgagcagctgaccgccgcgctgcagtcCGAGTTCATGGCCTACAAGGCGTCGCACGCGTCCAGCAACGATGAGgtgcaggcgctggtggagggCTTGCAGAATGCACACCTAAACGCGCAGGAGCTGTCTAACATGGTGAAGgaacaacagcagcgcatcagcagcggcccTCTGGCTGTGGCGGTGCACATCGTGCCTGCTGCCGAGGGCAACAGTTATGCTGCCATGGTGCAGGAGttgcaggagcagctgcgaaAGGTGCGCGAGCAAGCTGCGCTGACTGAGGATGAGCTGCGCACCTCGCAAGCCGAGTTGCGTGCAATGAAGGCTGAGAACGCGAAGCTGCGCAATGACTCCATTGCGAGCTCCGCGCCTGTAGAACCAGCCGCGGCAACCCCAATGCTCGCTGCCAGCAGCGCTCTGTTGCTGTCTGAGAAGTCCTCCACCGAGGCGCTCGAGCGCATGACCAGTGAGCGTgatgcgctgcaggacgCGCTCGCCGAGGCTCGCAACTCCATCGTTGAGAAGGATAAAGATGCGGAGCTTCAGAAGCACAAAGTGGCCCAGTTAGAGAACAAGCTGGCAGCGAAGGACTCGGTGCACGTAGAGGAGGTGGATAAGCTTCGACAGCAGCTGGCCAAGTCCTTCAGCGCATCCATGGCATGCAGGCAATGcgatgagctgcagcaggagctggaggcggccaGGCGTGACGCGGACGCATCCCACATGACCGTGCAGGACCTGCGCAGCCAGATCCTGGAGatgacggtgcagcaggaggaAAAGTATAATGTGCTGGAGAAGCGGCTGGCGGACGCCCTTGACCAGCTCAGCGAGAAAGACGAGCAGTTACGCCACCTCACCTCTGCCGACGACTACGAGAATCTCAAGCTGGAGCAGGAGACGCTAACGCGCGAGATCGATCTCTATAAGCAACGCATCGCCTTCCTAGAAGCTAGCCGTGACGCATccgacgacgctgccgacgcgACTGCGTTGGACGAAACGAAGGTTCTGGAGACACTCAACGCCACCAAAGAGCGTATTTCGAAGCTGGAGTTCGAGCGAGATCAGCTGGCCATGCAACTGCAGCAGGCACAGAGCTACGCCGTGTCCCGCGACACggaagcgcggcagctgcagcagcgctctgAGGACGACAAGAAGCGCGTGGCCTTCCTCATGAAGAAGTGCGCTACCCTCACCGCCGATGTGCGGAGCGCGACGACACAGCTCGACACCTTCAAGGAGCAGTTCGAGAAGCAGTCCCTCGAGCTCAAGCAGGAGAGGCGCAATACGGAAGGCATGGCCAAGTTGCAGAAGCAGCTCGACGAGCTGAGCAAGGAGAAGAAGCTGCTCGATGACCGcttggcggcgacgcaggagGTCGAGGAGCGGCTTgtgaaggcgaaggagacGATCGCTTACATGGAATTGGCCCAGAGCAGCACGATCTGCATGAGCCAGTTTGCTGAGctgaaggcggagaaggaaaagCTGCAGAATACAGTGGAGCCGCTGGATCgaaagctggaggaggctAAGCAGGAGATTGAGCGCCTGAAGGCCGTCACggacgcgcagcacgcgatcTCGGAAACTCAGAACAAgaacgtgcgcgcgtggcaGGACCAGGTGACGGCTCTGAGCGAGAGTGAGACGAAACTGCGCGACAAGGTCGCTGTACTGACGGCAGAGAACACACGCCTCACCCAGGTGAACGcgtcgctggagcagcagatgGACGACATGCAGGACGGTATTAAGGAGATGGCGGTGCATATGGAGAAGGATCGCGCCAGCGCCAAGGCCGCTGCGGAGGTGAACGCGCAGAAGCAAATCCAGACTCTCTGCGATGAACTTGCACAGGCGAAGTCGACGATCGCCGAGGTCCAGGCACGCGACGGGCAGTACGTCGCCGATGGACTTTACCAGTCCGTCGTCGCGGAGCGCGACAGGTCGCTGGAGGAGAACAGGAAGGCCACCGTCGAGCTGGAGAAGCGCAAGTCGGAGATTTCGATCTACCGTCAGACGATCGCCGACCTTGAGCAGGAAAACGACGAGCGCGTGAAGGAGATCGAGTCGTTGCAGGATCGCTACCAGAACGACCGCGCCGCCCTCAACGATCGCCTCGCGAAGGAGCAGAAGCGCACCGCGGAACTGGGCAGCAATGTTGCAGGCCTGACAGAGCAGGTGTCCTCGATGGAAGCCGAGGCGGCGAAGCACGCGACCACCATCtcggagctgcaggagaagaatgcaaagcagcagcgcgtcttTGAGGACAAGtgccgccgcgaggaggcgctaAGCGACGAGATCAAGCGCTTGAATGGACAGATCAGTGCCTTGCAGGCAAACATGGCAAGCGCCGCACTTCACGGggagggcagcagctgcagcaacgaCGTCAacggcacggcggcagcgactgtTGTGACTGCCGCTTCTGCTGTCGGAGTCGCAGCACCCGCAGTAGAACGTTGCAGCTCTGCCGTGGTGGAACCGGAGACAGAGGTGAGGGCGACGGATCGCGCCGCGTTGTTGTCCTCTCTGAAACCTGCAGCACGGACTGCGAGTCGACCGTTGTTGGACCGCgccggtgacggtgccgcggtGTACGCTGCTTCTGCACCAGAGCCTATTGCCATTGATGCCTTCTGCAAGCGCATCGAAGACCTCCAGCGCGAAAACGACCGCCTGAATAGTGAGCTGAAGCGCATAcaggtgcagcaccgcgccgACTCCGCCAATGAGCAGCACATGATTACTGTCCTGCAGACGCAGATCAAGAACCGCATGTCGACCAACAACCGTGCCGCCTACGAGGCTGAAATCGCAAAGTCAGTCGCACTGAAGAAGAGCATCGAGGAGCTCATGGAGGAGAACGTGAAGCTGCGCAAGCAGGCAGGAGTAGCGCAGGTCTCGGCGAACATGCCTGCCTCGGCGTCATCGGTCGCTATGGCGGGGACGCAGCAGATGGACTTGCTCCAGCTGCAGGCTCAGAAGGCCACGTACGACtcggcgatggaggcggcagcaaAGGCTGCGGAGACGTATGAGGCGCGCATCCAAGaactggaggagcagctaCACGAGACCaaggaggctgctgctgctgctgctgccgctgttgctgagGGGGGCACAGACACGGGGGGCGATGCCGCCGACCATGGTGATGCGAGTCTGCTTGACAAGCCAGTGAAGAGGCGGGTGAAGAAGAtcaagaagaagaaaacgtTGGCAGAGCAGGTTGGCGCCACGGACGATGGCGAGGACATTCTAGCAGCGTTCCCTCAagctgacgctgccgccgctacTGGGAACTCGGCTGAGGCGGGGCAGTTGCAGGTGCCCTGGATGCTTGCGCACCAGGAAGTGGATCAGCTTAAGTTGGAGAACATCCAACTTACTGCGGAAAACACTCAACTCAAGGCCAGCGTCGCGGACATGTTGGAGAAGTTGCAGCGGGCTGAGGAGGACCTGAAGGCCGCGAATGAGGACATGGACACCATGCAGACATCGATGGACGAGGAGCGACGCGATCTTCGGAGGCAAATCGACCTTCTGGAGCAACAGAGCGTACAGCGGCTCCCCGAAACGGATGAAGAGCAGGTGTCGACGCCGTTGCGCAGCGCCAACTCTGCTTGTAACGGCAGTGAGAGCCCCAGTAAGGCCAACCGCTCCTTCCGCAACAGCACCATTGACGACTTAGAGATGCAGCTACGCCGGTGCCAGGGCGAGGTGGAGCGCCTGACGGCTGAGAACAGGAAGCTGCAGTACCGGCTGGAGCGCGAAGAGGGACAACGAACGTCATCCCTGTCGGCCACGCCAGGGGCAGTGGTAgcgcaggagaggagcgagGCCGGTGAGGTGCGGAAgttgcagcggcagctgaagCAGAAGGATGCGGAGATCAAGGTGCTCGCCGATCAGCTCATGCCCACCAAGGAGAAGCTGGTCGAGTACATGGCTATGGCGGACCGCCTTGGTCTCCAGTACCCTTTTCCGCCGGAGTTGGAGGGCAccacggtgctgcggctcaAGGCGCTTCACTTGCCGGAGCAGGCGCGATCAGCCTCCGccccggcaccggcacatcAGTGGCTGCACAGAATCCGCCCAGGTGGCAAGGTTGACGAGaactcgccgccgccacgcacgccccGAGCGCACCACACAGGCAAtgccggtggcgccgcgcggcAGAAAGACGAAAACTTCTCTCGCCGATAGAAGCGGCGTCCTCGCCACGCTTGGACTCTCTGGAGCTCAAACGTGACGCGACACGGACTCCTTATCGTGTAGAACCCGAGTAAAGGCTGCCTCCACTCTCGCCCGCTCGCGCTACTGTGCGGCGCAGGCCTTGCATCACATGCCCTTGGACACCGCttctcgtctccctctctatTCCTTCGTCGGCAGGCTCGCAGCTCCTCTGCTTTGTTTCGCTTATCTTTTTCTTGTGGGCTGTACCGGGCGTCGTTTGTTGGATGGCCGCATCTGGCGCGGCGTTAGCGAACTCTCCTCTCATGTCGAATACATGTGCGATGACCCTCCTGCATACCACCATCACTGCTGCTTATTATTTTGGCTTCCCTCATGCGTACCGGCGTCTACTCCGTCTCGCCACACTTCTTTGGGCATACGTGTGGCGACTTTCTTACCTTTTCAGTTtcacctcccctcctcttcctctcactCGCTTTCCGTGTTGGCTGTATTCACGGACGTTGACGATGAGATGGAGGTGCGGGGTTCGGCCGGCTGTGCTCCCCATTGTTTCCCCTCCACTGCAGAGGGTGTCAGCCGTGCGCAGTGGACAACTTGGGTTGcccctctccatccctccctccccgttcCCCCACCTCATTAGATTCGTCGCTGTTGCTCTGCGTCAGGTGGTGTTCATCCCTCACCGTACCTGTACGACATCAAAGNNNNNNNNNNNNNNNNNNNNNNNNNNNNNNNNNNNNNNNNNNNNNNNNNNNNNNNNNNNNNNNNNNNNNNNNNNNNNNNNNNNNNNNNNNNNNNNNNNNNACCTCATCGTCACTGGTGCtcgtctctcgctcccttTTTGTGTTTCATTGGCGCTCATTCGATGCGCATCTCTCGCTTCACGTACGCCATGCCGGTGgatgggcagcggcgctctgACGGCTGATGACCACACTGTATCTTGTTTGCTGTCAACGCGCAAGTGATCGTGCGAGATGCGCAATGTTTGAAGGGATGACAGCGCTGAAACGGGCGCCTTCTcgctcgcggcggcgactcTCATCCTCTTTGCTACCACCTTGCCTCTACGAAGACGTGAACGAAACCGCCGCGTGTCTCTCCAAGAacaccacccccaccccacccctcccttgGTCCTTACCTTTCCTCGTTGCCACTCCGTCGTGGAGTGCGTTGTAGCTGCGCCTGCATCGTACGCACGTACCCGTTCTGGTACCGCTGCTGGAAGGGAATGCATGGCAATGGAAACATCTGCTCCTTGCCATGTCCTTGACGGAGatgcgacgccgcggcggacaGGACAGGGAGGCGCTCGTTGACGGATGTGTTCATTGGTGCCATGCTACCCTGCCATCCCGCCCTCCCGTGCCCAgagacacgcatgcatgaaggcctctcctctgccaccACCCTGCCTTCACCTCGGTACCTCACTCAACGCTTCTGCACTTCCGTCCCTGATTCCTTCTTTCACCGTTGTGGTTGAGTGCTACACCGCACATCTGTATCTCTCCCTCGCCCATCGTGCCTCAACTCTGCTCCTCTTAGCGAACAGACGGCGCTCGACACCACCTtggcgtgtctgcgtgcgcatgtAGAGCGTAGGCAGGAGAAGTGGGACGAGCTGACTGATAGCGTGCCCTGATGTGGGCGTTTACGAGCGCTGGGTGAGCGCGAGTGTATTTCTGGCTTCTTGCGACTTGCAGCTTCGATACCGGCGCGCGCTGCGAAGAGCCCCGCCGTTTTAGCCTCCCTCACCCACGCATGTGCACCGCCTCACCAATGCGATTGTTGAATGTGCGTTTCTCTCTCGCATTACATTGTCCGCTCTGCTCGTGTCTGCGGCGGGCTGTTGCTGCCACGATGGAGTAGGTCTTACAGCCTCCGTGTCTCTGCAGCATGCAGCATCCAtcgctgacacacacacacacatacacacgcgcacacagacacagttGTACGCGCTTTGTCCCGTGCTCAGTAATAGCGCTATTGTTGTCCTCGCAGCATGCTCAGCGTATTCGTGGCCCCGATGCCCGCCTCCCAACGACACCCTCCCACCTCGATGCGTCATCTCGCAAGCCACATTGATGTCTGACATTCTTCCTCTCGTGTCGACGACCGCTATGTTTGGCGCGGCGCTTGATTGGACCCTCGGGGGCGGCGACCTCAACGATTCGGTCACTGTTTGCGTAGGCGCCTCCTACATGGGAGGATGGAAGGGGCACCGTCTGTGCGGTAGGGGGACGCTGGCATGCGCCACCGGCAGCTCGACGGGTGCCTTCGCGTTTAGCGTGCTTCCGGGAGAACTGCGC belongs to Leishmania mexicana MHOM/GT/2001/U1103 complete genome, chromosome 26 and includes:
- a CDS encoding putative phosphatidyltransferase produces the protein MAAMTPKPTSPSPGRIFLFVPNIIGYVRIAASIMAYLVARDYPALCLMLYASSFLLDAADGMAARALDQCSNFGAILDMLTDRASTAGFLVVLDRVLQPMPYGYTCVLAILLFLDVSSHFCRMYASVFIRKDTHKDVSDSIFWLLRVYYLNNRVMSIFCIGQEFAYIFLYAWANYASVAVVGDLLWYAFAVCVVPCFLKQVVNVQQLVDGLYHIACVDAQKRCAQGKYA